A region from the Sander vitreus isolate 19-12246 chromosome 1, sanVit1, whole genome shotgun sequence genome encodes:
- the rbms1a gene encoding RNA-binding motif, single-stranded-interacting protein 1 isoform X2: MIFANTGNPLKTVNRKQSYPMTPSSPSSSSNSSSTGLEQLSKTNLYIRGLPPATTDLDLVKLCHQYGKIQSAKAILDKTTNKCKGYGFVDFDSPAAALKAVHALKTSGIQAQMAKQQEQDPTNLYISNLPLSVDEKELENMLQPFGQVVSTRILRDYSGNSRGVGFARMDTTEQCNAVISHFNGKFIKIASGTLAPSQPLLCKFADSQRKKHAHSGFVPNGHTGDLRLGAMTLTYDPSSAAIQNGYYPSPYPMSNRIMTMQPAMSPYMSPVSAYQVQSHSWVAHQPYIMQHPGAVMSPSVDPSMSLHPSAMITQQMGQLSLGNNGAYISANPGVQGAYMPQYPPMQAAAENGTPQQVDSSNNSSPYRQLSK, translated from the exons ATGATCTTCGCAAACACAGGCAACCCGCTGAAGACAGTCAATCGTAAACAG TCCTACCCCATGACTCCGTCcagtcccagcagcagcagcaacagcagcagcacaggccTGGAGCAGCTCAGCAAAACCAACCTGTACATCCGTGGCCTGCCTCCTGCCACTACAGACCTGGATCTGGTCAAACTCTGTCACCA GTATGGCAAGATTCAGTCAGCAAAAGCAATCCTGGACAAGACAACCAACAAATGTAAAG GTTACGGCTTTGTGGACTTTGACAGCCCTGCGGCTGCTCTAAAGGCAGTACATGCTCTGAAAACCAGCGGCATACAGGCACAGATGGCCAAG CAACAGGAGCAGGACCCCACTAATCTGTACATTTCCAACTTGCCTCTCTCTGTGGATGAGAAAGAGTTGGAGAACATGCTGCAGCCCTTCGGCCAGGTCGTCTCCACCCGGATCCTCCGAGACTACAGCGGTAACAGCCGAGGCGTGGGCTTCGCCAG GATGGACACAACAGAGCAGTGTAATGCAGTAATCTCCCACTTCAATGGGAAGTTTATCAAGATAGCTTCTGGAACTCTGG CTCCCTCTCAGCCCTTGCTGTGTAAGTTTGCAGACAGTCAAAGGAAGAAACACGCTCACAGCGGATTTGTTCCCAATGGACATACAGGGGATCTGAGACTA GGTGCAATGACTCTTACCTATGACCCCTCCTCAGCGGCTATACAGAATGG GTACTATCCTTCTCCGTATCCAATGAGCAACAGGATAATGACGATGCAGCCTGCGATGTCTCCCTACATGTCTCCAGTCTCTGCTTACCAG GTACAGAGTCATTCTTGGGTGGCACATCAACCATATATCATGCAACACCCG GGTGCTGTGATGTCTCCCTCTGTGGATCCCTCCATGTCACTGCACCCTTCAGCCATGATTACTCAGCAGATGGGCCAGCTGTCACTGGGAAACAATGGAGCG TATATTTCGGCCAACCCTGGTGTCCAGGGAGCTTACATGCCTCAGTATCCTCCCATGCAGGCAGCAGCT gaAAACGGCACGCCGCAACAAGTGGATTCTTCCAACAACTCGTCTCCTTACAGGCAACTCAGCAAGTAA
- the rbms1a gene encoding RNA-binding motif, single-stranded-interacting protein 1 isoform X1 yields MIFANTGNPLKTVNRKQWVSCVQSYPMTPSSPSSSSNSSSTGLEQLSKTNLYIRGLPPATTDLDLVKLCHQYGKIQSAKAILDKTTNKCKGYGFVDFDSPAAALKAVHALKTSGIQAQMAKQQEQDPTNLYISNLPLSVDEKELENMLQPFGQVVSTRILRDYSGNSRGVGFARMDTTEQCNAVISHFNGKFIKIASGTLAPSQPLLCKFADSQRKKHAHSGFVPNGHTGDLRLGAMTLTYDPSSAAIQNGYYPSPYPMSNRIMTMQPAMSPYMSPVSAYQVQSHSWVAHQPYIMQHPGAVMSPSVDPSMSLHPSAMITQQMGQLSLGNNGAYISANPGVQGAYMPQYPPMQAAAENGTPQQVDSSNNSSPYRQLSK; encoded by the exons ATGATCTTCGCAAACACAGGCAACCCGCTGAAGACAGTCAATCGTAAACAG TGGGTTTCCTGTGTGCAGTCCTACCCCATGACTCCGTCcagtcccagcagcagcagcaacagcagcagcacaggccTGGAGCAGCTCAGCAAAACCAACCTGTACATCCGTGGCCTGCCTCCTGCCACTACAGACCTGGATCTGGTCAAACTCTGTCACCA GTATGGCAAGATTCAGTCAGCAAAAGCAATCCTGGACAAGACAACCAACAAATGTAAAG GTTACGGCTTTGTGGACTTTGACAGCCCTGCGGCTGCTCTAAAGGCAGTACATGCTCTGAAAACCAGCGGCATACAGGCACAGATGGCCAAG CAACAGGAGCAGGACCCCACTAATCTGTACATTTCCAACTTGCCTCTCTCTGTGGATGAGAAAGAGTTGGAGAACATGCTGCAGCCCTTCGGCCAGGTCGTCTCCACCCGGATCCTCCGAGACTACAGCGGTAACAGCCGAGGCGTGGGCTTCGCCAG GATGGACACAACAGAGCAGTGTAATGCAGTAATCTCCCACTTCAATGGGAAGTTTATCAAGATAGCTTCTGGAACTCTGG CTCCCTCTCAGCCCTTGCTGTGTAAGTTTGCAGACAGTCAAAGGAAGAAACACGCTCACAGCGGATTTGTTCCCAATGGACATACAGGGGATCTGAGACTA GGTGCAATGACTCTTACCTATGACCCCTCCTCAGCGGCTATACAGAATGG GTACTATCCTTCTCCGTATCCAATGAGCAACAGGATAATGACGATGCAGCCTGCGATGTCTCCCTACATGTCTCCAGTCTCTGCTTACCAG GTACAGAGTCATTCTTGGGTGGCACATCAACCATATATCATGCAACACCCG GGTGCTGTGATGTCTCCCTCTGTGGATCCCTCCATGTCACTGCACCCTTCAGCCATGATTACTCAGCAGATGGGCCAGCTGTCACTGGGAAACAATGGAGCG TATATTTCGGCCAACCCTGGTGTCCAGGGAGCTTACATGCCTCAGTATCCTCCCATGCAGGCAGCAGCT gaAAACGGCACGCCGCAACAAGTGGATTCTTCCAACAACTCGTCTCCTTACAGGCAACTCAGCAAGTAA